In Pseudophryne corroboree isolate aPseCor3 chromosome 3, aPseCor3.hap2, whole genome shotgun sequence, a genomic segment contains:
- the LOC135054929 gene encoding gastrula zinc finger protein XlCGF17.1-like gives MVSVAERGAEPCVTDQQHSAEEEIDIKTCTDEFKSEYKLEQDDISLGLENSVVNDIKKEDSDLQEIQGGTPLSSSGNGTVFTECADLVTNKTNPKGELSFLCSECGKSFASKFKLGRHQRIHTGVKPFSCLECGKSFIRKSHLVIHQRVHSGEKPFACFECDKCFGDKSDLIRHQKIHSGEKPYSCAECGKCFSRKFHLYTHLRIHIGPAMYPCSYCEECFRKKSDCVKHEKSHTGQTGFICTECGKSFKQESHFSTHFRIHTGEKPFSCGECGKCFSDKSVLVRHQKIHTGEKPYTCPMCGKGFIRMSHLVIHQRTHTGEKPFGCSECGKGFPNSSRLLKHRVIHTG, from the exons ATGGTATCGGTGGCTGAACGAGGAGCGGAGCCCTGTGTGACTGACCAACAGCATTCTGCAGAGGAGGAGATTGatattaaaacctgcactg ATGAATTTAAGAGCGAGTACAAGTTGGAACAAGATGACATTTCCCTTGGTTTGGAAAATAGTGTGGTAAATGATATAAAAAAGGAAGACTCCGATCTTCAAGAGATTCAAGGGGGTACACCACTGTCAAGCTCTGGCAACGGGACTGTTTTTACAGAATGCGCAGATCTTGTCACAAATAAGACAAATCCCAAAGGGGAGCTGTCTTTTTtgtgctctgaatgtgggaaaagTTTTGCCAGCAAGTTCAAACTTGGCAGACATCAAAGAATTCACACAGGAGTCAAACCATTTTCATGTCTTGAATGCGGGAAAAGCTTCATCAGGAAGtcccatcttgttatacatcaaagagTTCACTCCGGGGAGAAGCCATTTGCATGTTTTGAATGCGATAAGTGTTTTGGGGATAAGTCAGATCTCATAAGGCATCAGAAAATTCATTCTGGAGAAAAACCATATTCATGCGCCGAATGTGGGAAGTGTTTCAGCCGCAAGTTCCATCTTTACACACATCTGAGGATTCACATTGGGCCAGCGATGTACCCCTGTTCTTACTGCGAGGAATGTTTTAGGAAAAAATCTGACTGTGTCAAACATGAGAAGAGCCATACCGGacaaactggatttatatgcaccGAATGTGGAAAATCGTTTAAGCAGGAGTCTCATTTTAGTACCCATTTCCGAATTCATACAGGAGAGAAACCGTTTTCATGTGGtgaatgtggaaaatgttttagCGATAAGTCTGTCCTGGTTCGGCACCAGAAAATTCACACTGGAGAAAAGCCATACACCTGCCCCATGTGTGGAAAAGGCTTCATCCGCATGTCGCACCTCGTGatacatcagcgaactcacactgGCGAAAAGCCTTTCGGATGCTCTGAATGCGGAAAAGGTTTCCCTAACAGCTCGCGGCTTCTCAAACATCGCGTAATTCACACAGGATAG